The following coding sequences lie in one Flavobacterium cyclinae genomic window:
- the mce gene encoding methylmalonyl-CoA epimerase, producing the protein MRKIEHIGIAVKNLKESNLLFEKLFGQPPYKEEEVVSEGVKTSFFMNGPNKIELLEATNPESPIAKFLDKKGEGIHHIAFDVEDIISEINRLKAEGFVVLNEIPKKGADNKLVAFLHPKGTNGVLIELCQEIR; encoded by the coding sequence ATGAGAAAAATTGAACATATAGGCATTGCGGTTAAAAACCTGAAAGAATCTAATTTGTTGTTTGAAAAATTATTTGGGCAACCCCCTTATAAAGAAGAAGAGGTTGTAAGTGAAGGCGTTAAAACCTCATTTTTCATGAATGGTCCAAACAAAATAGAATTGTTAGAAGCTACAAATCCAGAAAGTCCAATTGCTAAGTTTTTAGATAAAAAGGGCGAAGGTATTCATCATATTGCCTTTGATGTGGAGGATATTATAAGCGAAATTAATCGATTAAAAGCAGAAGGGTTTGTTGTTTTAAATGAAATTCCAAAGAAAGGAGCCGATAATAAATTAGTGGCTTTCTTGCATCCAAAAGGCACAAATGGCGTTTTAATAGAGCTTTGCCAAGAAATTAGATAA